TCTGCTCAAATTTTTTGGCCAACTGTTCAATATTCTTGGCCGCTTTCCTTAAACCCTCCTCTTGGGATGGCTCTATTGTTAACGGGTATACCCGATCTGCAATAGAAAGCTTTATTTTGAGCTTTTCTGACATAGTATTTAAAACGTTACTCCGAAAGTTGTGCTATACAATGATCTAACTCCCGTATTAACGTATTTATTTTAAGCTTTGCTTCTGTCTTATTTGTATTACTGCCAAGCATGGAATTTGCAAGTTTAAGCGAGTTGTACTTCTCTTCCCAGTCCGACACCGTTTTACTTGCGTTTTCCTGTTTGGATTTAATCATCAACAATTCATTTTCCAGATTCCGGTTTGCATCACCGAGCACTTCTAGTTTATGAAGTAACTTACTGACCTTGTTTTCTAAGGAATCTACTATTTGAATCAATTCGCCCATACTTAAACTCCATGCGATATACACAAAGTTAACATTCGTAAGAGACTTAACCATACTTTTCGCGAATAATCTTTAGAACCGAGATACGTATCAAACAAAACGCAGGGGAAACGTGTGGCATACAAATTGACTACAACAATCTTCAAGAATTAATAGCGTTTAATTATTTTCGTATTACCTAAAGAAAGCTATGAAGAAAATTACCCTAGCATTACTCCTATTAGTGAGCATTTTATCACAAGCCCAAGAAAATTATCCCCAAGATGCATTTAGGTCACCTTTGGATATCCCAATAATATTAGCGGGCACCTTTGGTGAGTTGCGCTCCAATCATTTTCACTCTGGAATCGATATTAAAACAAAGCAACGTCAAGGGCTTCCTATTTTTGCCATAGGAGATGGTACGGTTACACGAATAAAAGTATCCTTATGGGGTTATGGCAAAGTTCTTTATATAGCGCATCCTAACGGTTACACATCTGTTTACGGACACCTCCAGAAGTTTTCGCCCGAAATTGAAGCCTACATTAGAAAAATTCAATATCGAAAAAAATCATTTGAAGTAGAGGTGTTTCCCGATTACGGCGAGCTTAAGGTTTCCAAAGACGACCTTATAGCCTACAGTGGCAATACGGGAGGTTCTTCAGGGCCGCACTTACATTTTGAGATTAGAAGCAGTATTTCTGAAAAGCCTACAAATCCCTTACTTTACGGTTTAGATGTGGCCGATGCAACGAATCCCACATTGGAAAAATTATTTATCTATCCGCTTTCCAATACATCAGTAGTAAATCAAAGTCAGGAAAAAATTCAGGTTAATTTTTCAAAACAACCGGATGGTAGTTTTCTAGCGGACAAGGTAGAGGCCATAGGAAAAATAGGAGTTGGTTTTATAGGTTTTGATAGGCAGGATATGGCAGCGAACAGAAATGGGGTCTATTCCGTTTCCCTTTCTGTTAATGGTAAGGTCTATACGGCATATGATTTTGAGTCTTTTTCATTTGGAGAAACAAGATACATCAACACCTTGGTAGATTATGATCATTTAGGAAAGTATAGGCAACGCATTCAAAAATGTTTTAAATCTCCAGGTAATAATTTAGGCATCTATAGCGAAATATATAACAAGGGCGAGATAGCCA
This genomic window from Maribacter sp. MJ134 contains:
- a CDS encoding M23 family metallopeptidase: MKKITLALLLLVSILSQAQENYPQDAFRSPLDIPIILAGTFGELRSNHFHSGIDIKTKQRQGLPIFAIGDGTVTRIKVSLWGYGKVLYIAHPNGYTSVYGHLQKFSPEIEAYIRKIQYRKKSFEVEVFPDYGELKVSKDDLIAYSGNTGGSSGPHLHFEIRSSISEKPTNPLLYGLDVADATNPTLEKLFIYPLSNTSVVNQSQEKIQVNFSKQPDGSFLADKVEAIGKIGVGFIGFDRQDMAANRNGVYSVSLSVNGKVYTAYDFESFSFGETRYINTLVDYDHLGKYRQRIQKCFKSPGNNLGIYSEIYNKGEIAIREGLSYTIELLIKDLKGNKVKLVVPVEGKKSEVKIKKELKKTPYYVVANKPNNFDLTAAKVYFPSNTFYEDFYLDLEKGEDTVKIHTNTVPAHRNFTITFDAAKYTEEERKQLFIARLDSKLRPSYLNTYKRGNTFTARTRNLGTYTLAKDSVAPKIETKNFKEKQWLNNYKYLSVSISDDLSGIDTYSATLNGEWILMEYEPKKNTLTYNFDDKILGKKQCVLKVTVTDNVGNQNTLTAPFYRN